Proteins from one Bacteroides mediterraneensis genomic window:
- a CDS encoding protein O-mannosyl-transferase family: MKQYNKINNLVGWLTFAVAAFTYCMTIEPTASFWDCPEFITTGYKLEVGHPPGAPFFMLTANLFSQFASDPTQVARMVNIMSALMSAACILFLFWSITHLAKKLICPDENQMTTGKLIAIMGSGLVGALAYTWSDTFWFSAVEGEVYAYSSLFTALVFWLILKWENRANEPHSDRWLILIAYLTGLSIGVHLLNLLCIPAIVLVYYYKKNPNANLKGSLIALIGSMVLVAVVLYGIVPGIVKVGGWFELLFVNDFGMPFNTGVIIYMIILAASIIWGVYESYTVKSRKRMNISFLTTVGLLGIPFYGHGWSSVFIGIIVLAILAIYLFANLSEKYRVSARTLNTSLLAMMMIVVGYSSYAVIVIRSSANTPMDQNSPEDIFTLGEYLGREQYGTRPLFYGQTYASKPALKPTEGGCVYDVEEGAPVYQRKEKECPDEKDSYEIVRHKTEYKYAQNMLFPRMYSDVHAQAYEDWLGGVEGRQVPYDQCGEMIMVKIPTQWDNIKFFFIYQLNYMYWRYFMWNFAGRQNDIQGQGEIEHGNWITGIPFIDKMLVGDQSLLPSELKNNKGHNVFYCLPLILGLIGLFWQAYRGEKGIQQFWVVFFLFFMTGLAIVLYLNQTPQQPRERDYAYAGSFYAFAIWIGLGVAAIAEYLSKKINEKPAAILASIVCLLVPIQMVSQTWDDHDRSGRYTCRDFGQNYLNSVPDKGNPILFTNGDNDTFPLWYNQETEGVRTDVRVCNLSYLQTDWYIDQMRRPAYDSPSVPIDWERIDYVSGHNEAVYVRPDAMPTVLEFYKKNPEEAAKEFGDNPYELKNILEHWVRSPKEDLQMIPTDSIVIKLDKEAIKRSGMLTPDSIPDYMHISLKGKRVLYKSELMMLEMLANTNWERPMYMAITVGSENHLNLTNNFLQEGLAYRITPFDNAQLGRRLDSEKMYDNLMHKFKFGGIDNPNIYLDETVLRMCDTHRRMFVQLTSQLIKEGKKDKALKALDYCEKVIPSTTVPHDYVMSSSKEMADNYLALGQTQKAEKILNELANNAVEYATWYLSLDDTRFASSYENCMRYFYILDDVCKTLANIKDSKTGKETDSALHYAQKFDQLYKLLEQRVGTSRQAQ; the protein is encoded by the coding sequence ATGAAACAGTACAACAAGATTAACAACCTGGTTGGCTGGCTCACTTTTGCGGTGGCCGCATTTACTTACTGCATGACCATCGAACCGACAGCCAGCTTCTGGGACTGTCCGGAATTCATTACCACCGGATATAAGCTGGAAGTAGGACATCCTCCCGGCGCACCTTTCTTCATGCTGACCGCCAATTTGTTCAGTCAGTTTGCCAGTGACCCTACACAAGTGGCCCGCATGGTCAATATCATGAGTGCCCTGATGAGTGCCGCATGTATCCTGTTCTTGTTCTGGAGCATCACCCATCTGGCCAAGAAACTGATTTGCCCGGATGAGAACCAGATGACAACCGGAAAACTGATTGCCATCATGGGTTCGGGACTCGTGGGTGCCTTGGCTTATACGTGGAGTGATACCTTCTGGTTCAGTGCCGTAGAAGGAGAAGTATATGCGTACTCCAGCTTGTTCACAGCCCTCGTTTTCTGGCTGATTCTGAAATGGGAGAACCGGGCAAACGAGCCTCACAGTGACCGCTGGCTGATTCTGATTGCCTACCTCACAGGGTTGTCCATCGGCGTACACCTGCTGAACCTGCTTTGTATTCCGGCCATCGTACTGGTATATTATTACAAGAAAAACCCCAATGCCAACCTGAAAGGCAGCCTGATTGCCTTGATTGGTTCCATGGTGCTGGTAGCAGTCGTGCTTTACGGCATCGTGCCGGGCATCGTGAAAGTGGGCGGATGGTTTGAACTGCTGTTTGTCAACGACTTCGGCATGCCTTTCAACACGGGTGTCATCATCTACATGATTATCCTGGCCGCAAGCATCATCTGGGGTGTATATGAAAGCTACACGGTGAAAAGCCGCAAGCGGATGAACATCTCTTTCCTCACCACGGTGGGTCTGCTGGGTATTCCGTTCTACGGACACGGATGGAGCAGTGTATTCATCGGTATAATCGTGCTGGCTATTCTGGCCATCTACCTCTTCGCCAACCTCAGCGAGAAGTACCGTGTCAGTGCCCGCACGCTGAACACCAGCCTGCTGGCCATGATGATGATTGTAGTAGGCTACTCTTCGTATGCCGTCATCGTTATCCGTTCTTCGGCCAACACGCCGATGGACCAGAACTCTCCGGAGGATATCTTTACACTGGGAGAATACCTGGGACGTGAACAGTATGGTACCCGTCCGCTGTTCTACGGACAAACGTATGCTTCCAAACCGGCCTTGAAACCGACGGAAGGGGGCTGTGTGTACGACGTGGAAGAAGGTGCACCTGTCTACCAGCGGAAAGAAAAGGAATGTCCGGACGAAAAAGACAGCTACGAAATCGTACGTCACAAGACGGAATACAAATATGCGCAGAACATGTTGTTCCCGCGTATGTACAGCGACGTGCATGCACAGGCCTATGAAGACTGGCTGGGCGGCGTGGAAGGACGTCAGGTGCCTTACGACCAGTGTGGCGAGATGATTATGGTCAAGATTCCGACTCAATGGGATAACATCAAGTTCTTCTTCATCTATCAGCTGAACTACATGTACTGGCGTTATTTCATGTGGAACTTCGCCGGACGTCAGAACGACATCCAGGGCCAGGGAGAAATTGAACACGGTAACTGGATTACCGGTATCCCGTTCATCGACAAGATGCTGGTAGGCGACCAGTCCCTGCTTCCGAGCGAGCTGAAGAACAACAAGGGACACAATGTGTTCTACTGTCTGCCGCTGATTCTGGGACTCATCGGTCTGTTCTGGCAAGCCTACAGGGGCGAAAAAGGTATCCAGCAATTCTGGGTGGTGTTCTTCCTCTTCTTCATGACCGGACTGGCCATCGTGCTTTACCTGAACCAGACACCGCAACAGCCGCGTGAACGAGATTATGCGTATGCAGGTTCCTTCTATGCGTTCGCCATCTGGATTGGACTGGGAGTAGCGGCCATCGCGGAATATCTGAGCAAGAAAATCAACGAAAAGCCTGCGGCCATCCTGGCCAGCATCGTTTGCTTGCTGGTGCCGATACAGATGGTCAGCCAGACTTGGGACGACCACGACCGCAGCGGCCGCTATACCTGCCGTGATTTCGGACAGAACTACCTGAACTCCGTACCGGACAAGGGAAATCCGATTCTCTTCACCAACGGTGACAACGATACTTTCCCCTTGTGGTACAACCAGGAAACAGAAGGCGTGCGCACGGATGTACGTGTCTGCAACCTGAGTTACCTGCAGACCGACTGGTACATCGACCAGATGCGCCGTCCGGCCTACGATTCTCCATCGGTTCCTATCGACTGGGAACGTATTGACTATGTATCCGGCCACAACGAAGCCGTGTATGTACGTCCGGATGCCATGCCTACGGTATTGGAATTCTACAAGAAAAACCCGGAAGAAGCGGCCAAGGAATTCGGAGACAATCCCTACGAGCTGAAGAACATTCTGGAACACTGGGTGCGCTCGCCGAAAGAAGACTTGCAGATGATTCCGACCGACAGTATCGTCATCAAGCTGGACAAGGAAGCCATCAAACGTTCGGGCATGCTGACACCTGATTCTATTCCAGACTATATGCACATTTCGCTGAAAGGCAAACGGGTGTTGTACAAGAGTGAGCTGATGATGCTGGAAATGCTGGCCAACACCAACTGGGAACGCCCGATGTACATGGCCATCACCGTAGGTTCGGAAAATCACCTGAACCTGACCAACAACTTCCTGCAGGAAGGACTGGCCTATCGTATCACTCCGTTCGACAACGCACAGCTGGGCAGACGTCTGGACAGTGAGAAGATGTACGACAACCTGATGCACAAGTTCAAGTTCGGCGGTATCGACAACCCGAACATCTATCTGGATGAAACGGTACTGCGCATGTGCGACACACACCGCCGCATGTTCGTGCAACTGACCAGCCAGCTGATTAAGGAAGGCAAAAAGGACAAGGCCCTGAAGGCACTCGACTATTGCGAGAAGGTTATTCCTTCCACCACGGTTCCTCACGATTACGTGATGAGCAGCTCCAAGGAGATGGCCGACAACTACCTGGCATTGGGACAAACCCAAAAGGCAGAGAAGATTCTCAACGAACTGGCCAACAATGCGGTGGAATACGCTACCTGGTACCTGAGCCTGGACGATACTCGCTTTGCCAGCTCTTACGAGAACTGCATGCGTTATTTCTACATACTGGATGATGTGTGCAAGACCTTGGCTAACATCAAGGACAGCAAGACAGGAAAGGAAACCGATTCGGCCTTGCATTACGCACAGAAGTTTGACCAGCTGTACAAATTGCTTGAACAACGGGTAGGAACCAGTAGACAGGCTCAGTAA
- a CDS encoding polysaccharide deacetylase family protein has product MFIEQPPQFIRLLYPKALWRMDKTEKSVYLTFDDGPIPDITPWVLDLLDKYHIKATFFMVGDNVRKHPKEFQMVVERGHRIGNHTFNHIRGFEFLSRNYLANTDKANAYLQTNLFRPPHGHMRWMQYHVLKKKYQIVMWDLVTRDYSKRLNGPQVFEKVKKYARNGSIITFHDSLKSENNLKYALPRSIEWLLKEGYEFKVFP; this is encoded by the coding sequence ATGTTCATTGAACAACCTCCCCAATTCATCCGTCTGTTGTACCCTAAGGCCTTATGGCGCATGGACAAGACCGAGAAGTCGGTGTATCTGACTTTCGACGATGGTCCGATACCCGACATCACGCCTTGGGTGCTCGACTTGTTGGACAAATACCACATAAAAGCCACTTTTTTCATGGTGGGCGACAACGTACGGAAACATCCGAAGGAGTTTCAGATGGTGGTGGAACGAGGACACCGCATCGGCAACCATACATTCAACCACATACGGGGATTTGAGTTCCTGAGCCGGAATTACCTGGCCAACACGGACAAGGCCAACGCTTATCTTCAGACGAACCTCTTCCGCCCTCCTCACGGCCACATGCGCTGGATGCAGTATCATGTGCTGAAAAAGAAATATCAGATTGTGATGTGGGACTTGGTGACCCGGGATTACAGCAAGCGGCTCAACGGTCCGCAAGTATTCGAAAAGGTCAAGAAATATGCCCGAAACGGCTCCATCATTACGTTTCACGACTCTTTGAAGTCGGAAAACAACCTCAAATATGCCCTTCCCCGCTCCATTGAATGGCTCTTGAAGGAAGGATACGAGTTTAAGGTATTTCCCTGA
- a CDS encoding DUF4861 domain-containing protein: protein MKKTLFAFAACGTVLLAGCGKSESVTVTVSNPLDMERTGEMVEVPVDDIYEQLNLSDTAQFVIYDDKAQEVPYQLTYDDKVIFPVSIASNASVNYTIQQGTPSLVNAVVYGRYYPERLDDIAWENDRAAYRAYGPALQRSGEKAYGYDVFTKSVEELVVEDRYAMELDSMAWVQINALREAGKKEAADSLVRTISYHVDHGNGMDCYAVGPTLGGGTSALMPDSTIVYPYCYKDYEILDNGPLRFTVKLVFNPLVVKNDSNVIETRVIQLDKGSQLNKTTVTYDYLTQPTPVAAGLVLHAANPKGYAYDASAGYISYADPTTEPDSDNGIVYVGAVFPETVQTRVQLFDKPVGDALGHVLGICGYESGNEFVYYWGSGWSKYGFPKADDWNNYLKDYAQKVRNPLTVTIQK, encoded by the coding sequence ATGAAAAAGACATTGTTTGCTTTTGCTGCCTGTGGCACTGTGTTGCTGGCAGGATGCGGCAAATCAGAATCGGTCACAGTGACGGTTTCGAACCCTTTGGATATGGAACGGACGGGGGAGATGGTAGAAGTCCCCGTCGACGATATTTATGAGCAGTTGAACCTGTCCGACACGGCCCAGTTTGTCATTTATGATGACAAGGCGCAGGAAGTTCCTTATCAGCTCACCTACGATGACAAGGTGATATTTCCGGTCTCTATAGCCTCCAATGCTTCTGTGAATTATACCATACAACAGGGTACCCCTTCCCTTGTGAATGCGGTGGTATATGGACGGTATTATCCGGAGCGTCTGGACGACATTGCCTGGGAAAACGACCGTGCGGCTTACCGTGCATACGGTCCGGCTCTGCAAAGAAGCGGAGAGAAAGCTTATGGTTATGATGTGTTTACCAAGAGCGTAGAAGAATTGGTGGTAGAAGACCGCTATGCCATGGAACTGGATTCCATGGCGTGGGTGCAAATCAATGCACTGCGTGAAGCGGGCAAGAAAGAAGCCGCCGATAGCTTGGTGCGTACGATTTCCTATCATGTAGACCATGGCAACGGAATGGACTGCTATGCGGTAGGTCCTACGCTGGGAGGTGGAACTTCTGCATTGATGCCGGATTCGACAATCGTATATCCTTATTGCTACAAAGATTACGAGATATTGGATAATGGACCACTGCGTTTCACCGTCAAACTGGTCTTCAATCCGTTGGTGGTGAAGAATGACTCGAATGTGATAGAAACCCGCGTCATTCAGTTGGACAAAGGCTCCCAGCTGAACAAAACCACGGTGACCTATGATTACCTGACACAACCCACTCCCGTGGCTGCCGGTCTGGTATTACATGCGGCCAACCCGAAAGGTTATGCGTATGATGCTTCTGCAGGTTATATCTCTTATGCCGACCCGACCACAGAACCAGATTCAGACAACGGAATCGTGTACGTAGGTGCTGTGTTCCCTGAAACCGTACAAACCCGCGTGCAGCTGTTTGATAAACCTGTAGGTGATGCCTTGGGACATGTATTGGGGATATGCGGTTATGAATCGGGTAACGAGTTTGTCTACTACTGGGGTTCCGGATGGAGCAAGTACGGTTTCCCGAAGGCCGACGACTGGAACAACTACCTGAAGGACTATGCCCAAAAGGTACGCAACCCGTTGACGGTCACCATTCAGAAATAA
- a CDS encoding gluconate 5-dehydrogenase → MVNFSLEGKVALVTGASYGIGFAIATAFAQAGATIVFNDIKQELVDKGLAAYKEKGIHAHGYVCDVTNEAAVNAFIAQVEKEVGVIDILVNNAGIIKRIPMCEMTAEQFRQVVDVDLNAPFIVSKAVIPSMIKKGHGKIINICSMMSELGRETVSAYAAAKGGLKMLTRNIASEYGEFNIQCNGIGPGYIATPQTAPLRERQADGSRHPFDAFIVAKTPAARWGTPEDLMGPAVFLASDASNFVNGHVLYVDGGILAYIGKQPK, encoded by the coding sequence ATGGTAAACTTTTCACTTGAAGGTAAGGTAGCCCTTGTGACAGGTGCTTCTTACGGTATTGGTTTTGCGATTGCTACAGCCTTTGCGCAAGCTGGTGCGACCATCGTGTTTAACGATATCAAACAGGAATTGGTGGACAAAGGTCTGGCTGCTTATAAAGAAAAAGGCATCCATGCACACGGTTATGTATGTGATGTCACCAATGAAGCTGCGGTCAATGCATTCATTGCACAGGTTGAAAAAGAAGTGGGTGTGATTGATATTCTGGTTAACAATGCCGGTATCATCAAACGTATTCCGATGTGCGAGATGACAGCTGAACAGTTCCGTCAGGTAGTGGATGTGGATTTGAACGCTCCGTTCATCGTTTCAAAGGCTGTGATTCCCAGCATGATTAAGAAAGGTCACGGAAAAATTATCAACATCTGTTCCATGATGAGTGAACTGGGGCGTGAAACTGTTTCTGCATACGCTGCTGCCAAAGGTGGTTTGAAGATGCTGACCCGTAACATCGCTTCCGAATACGGAGAATTCAACATCCAGTGTAACGGTATCGGTCCGGGTTATATCGCTACTCCGCAGACCGCTCCGTTGCGTGAACGTCAGGCTGATGGTTCCCGCCATCCGTTTGATGCATTTATTGTGGCCAAGACTCCGGCTGCCCGCTGGGGAACTCCGGAAGATTTGATGGGTCCTGCCGTATTCCTGGCTTCTGACGCATCTAACTTCGTAAACGGTCACGTATTGTATGTAGACGGTGGTATTCTGGCTTATATCGGCAAACAGCCCAAATAA
- the dacB gene encoding D-alanyl-D-alanine carboxypeptidase/D-alanyl-D-alanine-endopeptidase, whose amino-acid sequence MKRINGLLFFLCFWVGSIYAQASLTDKLDEVITSDPLLKTSEVGIVVHDLTTGKELYAYQADKLYRPASIEKVVTAVTALNVLGSEYQFQTTLSYDGVIKNGILKGNLYVKGGFDPEFMDLDMDFLVRAIQEAGIRVISGKLVGDVSLMDSLYWGAGWSWDDTPESFQPYLSPLMLNRGCVDIKVSPSSKGQAGKVEVTPESDYYRLNNRSVSLRPDAGRLKITRDWLVNGNTIDISGCVSSVRKRTLNMYDSKRFFMDTFCYKLKKEGLSVSKDSIFFMGTPDSTKWVYTCRRPLEIVLKRALKESDNLSAEALFRQLGRTNGHVSHLSFEDCQRVVERFMRHSLGYDPENYRIVDGSGVSLYNYVSPRLILAYLNYAYRHPDVFRLFYDCLPVAGVDGTLKGRMRSGKAFRNVRAKTGTVTGISSLAGYLTSVNGHKVSFVIINQNVLKARQARDLQDKICELLIRMN is encoded by the coding sequence ATGAAACGGATAAACGGACTATTGTTTTTTTTGTGCTTTTGGGTAGGAAGTATCTATGCACAGGCCTCATTGACAGATAAGCTGGATGAGGTGATAACTTCCGACCCTTTGTTGAAAACCTCGGAAGTGGGCATTGTGGTCCATGATTTGACTACAGGAAAAGAGCTTTATGCGTATCAGGCAGATAAATTATATCGCCCGGCTTCCATTGAAAAGGTGGTGACAGCGGTAACTGCATTGAATGTATTGGGCAGCGAGTATCAGTTCCAAACCACACTTTCGTATGATGGAGTCATAAAAAACGGTATTCTGAAAGGAAACCTGTATGTAAAAGGAGGTTTCGATCCGGAGTTTATGGACCTGGATATGGATTTTCTGGTTCGGGCCATTCAAGAGGCAGGAATACGAGTTATTTCCGGGAAGCTGGTGGGAGATGTCTCGTTGATGGATTCCCTGTACTGGGGAGCCGGCTGGTCGTGGGACGATACACCGGAATCCTTTCAGCCCTATCTGTCACCGTTGATGCTGAATAGAGGATGTGTGGACATCAAGGTCTCTCCTTCCTCCAAAGGTCAGGCGGGAAAGGTGGAAGTCACTCCAGAATCAGACTATTATCGGTTGAACAACCGTTCGGTGAGTCTGCGTCCGGATGCCGGACGTTTGAAAATTACACGCGACTGGCTGGTGAATGGCAATACGATTGATATTTCCGGCTGTGTGTCTTCCGTACGGAAAAGAACCCTGAACATGTACGATTCCAAGCGCTTTTTCATGGATACATTCTGTTACAAACTTAAGAAGGAAGGGCTTTCTGTGTCGAAAGACAGCATTTTCTTTATGGGGACTCCAGATAGCACGAAATGGGTTTATACCTGCCGTCGTCCGTTGGAAATTGTATTGAAGCGTGCGTTGAAGGAAAGTGATAACCTTTCGGCCGAAGCTCTGTTCCGGCAACTGGGACGGACGAACGGGCATGTGTCGCATCTTTCTTTTGAAGATTGCCAGAGGGTGGTAGAACGGTTTATGCGCCATTCGCTTGGATATGACCCTGAGAATTATCGGATAGTGGACGGAAGCGGGGTTTCCCTGTATAACTATGTTTCTCCCCGTTTGATTCTGGCCTATTTGAATTATGCTTACCGCCATCCGGATGTGTTCCGTCTTTTCTATGACTGTCTGCCCGTGGCGGGAGTAGACGGTACGCTCAAAGGAAGGATGAGAAGCGGAAAGGCGTTCCGGAATGTTAGGGCCAAGACGGGAACCGTGACAGGAATTTCCTCACTGGCTGGTTATTTGACATCCGTGAACGGGCACAAGGTTTCTTTTGTCATCATCAATCAAAATGTGTTGAAAGCCCGTCAGGCCCGAGACTTGCAGGATAAAATCTGTGAGTTATTAATCCGGATGAATTGA
- the lpdA gene encoding dihydrolipoyl dehydrogenase, with translation MKYQLAIIGGGPAGYTAAEVAGKAGLSVVLFEKNNVGGVCLNEGCIPTKTLLYSAKVHDTAMHAAKYGVNVKEVSVDLGKVISRKAKVVRKLVLGIKAKLTAQQVTLVQGEAYVQDAHTVRCGEEIYTCEHLMLCTGSVAFVPSIPGLDTVDYWTHREALDNKELPSSLAIVGGGVIGMEFASFFHSLGTKVTVIEMMDEILGGIDKELSGLLRADYAKRGVNFLLNTQVTGVARTEEGIEVKYVHDGEEGAVCAQKLLMSVGRRPVMTGFGLENLNLALTDRGMVKVDECMQSSVPGVYVCGDLNGVSLLAHTAVREAEVAVHHILGEKDAMSYRAIPGVVYTNPEVASVGLTEEALAREGRAYRVVRLPAAYSGRFVAENEGVNGICKVLVGEDDEILGVHLLGNPASELIVQAGMMIEDRRKLSEWKKYVFPHPTVGELFREL, from the coding sequence ATGAAGTATCAACTGGCAATCATTGGTGGAGGTCCGGCAGGATATACTGCGGCAGAAGTAGCAGGAAAGGCAGGACTGAGCGTAGTTTTGTTTGAAAAGAACAATGTTGGAGGAGTCTGTTTGAACGAGGGATGTATCCCCACTAAAACATTGTTATATTCAGCCAAGGTGCATGATACGGCGATGCATGCTGCCAAGTATGGCGTCAATGTGAAAGAGGTGTCGGTCGATTTGGGAAAGGTGATTTCCCGAAAGGCAAAGGTGGTAAGAAAGCTGGTATTGGGTATCAAGGCAAAGCTGACGGCACAGCAGGTGACACTGGTACAGGGAGAGGCTTACGTGCAGGACGCACATACAGTCCGCTGTGGAGAAGAGATATATACTTGTGAGCATCTGATGCTTTGTACGGGAAGTGTGGCTTTTGTGCCTTCCATTCCGGGACTTGACACGGTAGATTACTGGACGCACCGGGAGGCTTTGGATAATAAGGAGCTGCCTTCTTCACTGGCGATTGTAGGGGGCGGAGTGATTGGTATGGAGTTTGCTTCTTTCTTCCATAGTTTGGGCACGAAAGTGACTGTTATCGAAATGATGGATGAGATTCTAGGAGGAATAGACAAGGAATTGTCCGGACTTTTACGGGCGGATTACGCCAAAAGAGGGGTTAATTTCCTGTTGAATACACAGGTGACCGGAGTTGCCCGGACAGAAGAAGGAATAGAAGTAAAATACGTACACGACGGAGAAGAAGGAGCGGTATGCGCGCAAAAGCTGTTGATGAGTGTTGGACGCCGGCCTGTGATGACCGGTTTCGGACTGGAGAATCTGAATCTGGCACTTACAGACCGGGGCATGGTGAAGGTCGATGAGTGCATGCAGTCTTCTGTGCCGGGTGTGTATGTGTGTGGAGATTTGAACGGAGTCTCTTTGCTGGCTCATACGGCGGTGCGGGAGGCAGAAGTGGCGGTACATCATATTTTGGGCGAAAAAGACGCTATGAGTTACCGGGCTATTCCGGGAGTGGTCTATACCAATCCGGAAGTTGCTTCGGTAGGTCTTACGGAAGAAGCTTTGGCGCGTGAAGGACGTGCCTATCGTGTCGTTCGGTTGCCGGCGGCTTATTCCGGTCGTTTTGTGGCCGAAAATGAAGGAGTGAATGGCATTTGTAAAGTCTTGGTGGGAGAAGACGACGAGATTTTAGGTGTACATTTGCTTGGAAATCCGGCTTCTGAACTGATTGTACAGGCAGGGATGATGATAGAAGACAGGCGCAAGCTGTCGGAATGGAAAAAATATGTTTTTCCACATCCCACGGTGGGCGAACTGTTTCGCGAGTTATAA
- a CDS encoding PH domain-containing protein has translation MNRTFQSKVGWWYWIVIGITSVLLFFFFWEHYLLCTILCATIVIFEIEMLIHTQYVITGDGWLKVETGRFVPNASVEITEILRVRKVRSMAFWEPALSFERLEVVFKKHGKVHSICLSPKNPQDFVRCLLKQNETIQFYD, from the coding sequence ATGAATCGTACTTTTCAATCAAAAGTTGGTTGGTGGTATTGGATAGTAATAGGAATAACTTCTGTGTTGTTGTTCTTTTTTTTCTGGGAACACTATTTGCTATGTACAATTCTGTGCGCAACCATTGTGATTTTTGAAATCGAGATGCTTATTCATACCCAGTATGTCATTACAGGAGACGGTTGGCTGAAAGTGGAGACAGGACGCTTTGTGCCCAATGCTTCGGTGGAGATAACCGAAATTCTCCGGGTACGGAAAGTTCGTTCCATGGCTTTCTGGGAACCAGCCTTGTCATTTGAACGGCTGGAGGTCGTGTTTAAAAAGCATGGAAAAGTACATTCCATTTGCCTTTCCCCCAAGAATCCGCAGGATTTTGTCCGTTGTTTGCTGAAACAGAACGAGACAATCCAGTTTTACGACTGA